GTGAATACCCATCTTGTTGATGACTTCGACCATGCGTTCCTGGCCTTCGTTTTCGGTAGTTTGTTCCATGAGGAAGAGATGTGAGCGAACTAAATTTATAGTCCGGTTATAAAGCGAATTGAGTAAAGATCGAAAGGTTAATGGGTCAAGGGATAATCTTGAGATTTCAAATTCGCCCGGGAAAGATGCACCCCTAATTCGTAGGTTCTCCCTTGAATGGGAACGTTTACACACCATTATGGATTCACCCTTACGAGCTGACATTCTTATCCCCGACCTCTGGCAACAAGAGGCGGTTCGCCACATGGTGGATGGAAAAGATGTCGTCGTTCACGCTCCTACGGGCGCAGGGAAGACTCACATTTTCGAAATGTTTGTTTCTCAGGGAATGCGGAAACAAGCGATCTTTACCGTACCCACGCGAGCGCTTGCCAACGACAAATTGATGGAGTGGCGGGAGAGGGGCTGGGATGTAGGAATTTGCACGGGGGATGTCGTAGAGAATCCGGATTCACGAGTTTTAGTAGCAACCCTGGAAACCCAGAAAGGATTATTTCTCCGCGGAAAGGGACCGGGTTTATTGGTTATCGACGAATATCAGATGCTGGCGGATCCGGTTCGTGGGGTAAACTACGAGCTGGCGTTGGCGATGGCTCCGGCAGGAACACAGATACTGATAATGAGTGGGAGTGTAGCGAATCCACAGGATCTGGTTAGCTGGATGCAGCGACTTGGAAGGGATGCTGTATTGCTGAAGCATACAAAACGCTCAGTGCCTCAGGAAGAAGTATTTATTGAGCATTTAAAGATCAAGGTGCCTGCTCGTATTCGTGGCTACTGGCCTCGTATTGTGACGAAGGCGCTGGCGGCTAATTTGGGCCCACTCCTCATTTTTGCACCGCATCGAAGTGCTGCGGAAGCCCTCGCTAAGCTTTTATCGCGCGAACTTCCGGTCGATGAATATTTATTATTGAGCCCAGAGCAGCAGCGGATTGCGGGTCGATCGCTTGCCCGTTTGCTTAAAAACCGAGTTGCTTATCATCATAGTGGCCTGAGTTATCTTCAGCGCGCTGGTGTCATTGAGCCTTTGGCGAAAGCGGGGCAATTAAGAGTAGTGGTGGCTACTATGGGGCTAGCCGCTGGTATCAACTTTTCGATGCGCTCGGTGGCTGTAGCGGATACGGAATATCGGGTTGGTCACCACATTCATCGGGTGCGACCCGACGAATTGTTGCAGATGTTTGGTCGGGCAGGACGGAGAGGGCGTGATTCACGGGGCTATACGCTGGTTGTGCCTGAGAAGCCTCGCGTCCACATGGCAAGTGCCCTGAAACTGCGAAGGGTAAATCAAGTTGATTGGCCTAGCTTGGTTGGGGTTATGGCTGCGGCCTGTGATCAGGGGAAGGAGCCCTTGGCTGCCGCCCGGAAACTGACCGAGCGCTTATTTAGTGAACAAATGGTGTCATTGGGTCTGGAACGTTTCATCGCTCGCAAAGAAAAAAACCGGCAGCTCCAACCTCATCTAAACGATTCGCGAAAACAACGAACCGTAGAAGAATTCCGTAATGTGGAAGGTGTATGGGAGCGTAAGAAAGCAGCTGTAAAAGCTCCGTTAGGAAAGGCTTTGCTATATCAAGAGGGTAAATGGATTGCTGCATTATCCGTGGATAAAACCCTTCGAGTTCCAGGGGAGGGGCAAGTGTGTGTTCTCAAGAAAGATCCTGACAAGATCTACGGCCGAGAAATCCCACTGGCGACCTGGGTGAAGGACGAAGATAATAAGGACGTTGTTCTGACAAAGTGGTTACTCAAGCGCATGCGCAAGTTGGATAAGGCTGCGGGAAGAAAGCGACCTGTTTCACGCTTTTGGTATTACGATCCATTTGAACGCATTGTCCTGGCTCGTATTCCAGAAATGACCGGTGGCGGAAAACTGGTCGAGGTTTCAGATCGCAATGGCACCCTGTATGGGCGCATCGACTACTCAGAAGCGTTGGTCTATGTGACCAAGGATGCACAGGATAACTTTTTACTCGGAACCCCCAAGCGGGAACGAGTAGTCGAAGATATCGGTTCCTTTGCGGCTCATGTGCAAGAGCAAGAATCGGGCAACATGGGTGGCCTTTCCCCAACTCAGGCCTGGTTTCGCTTAGGCCTA
This genomic stretch from Opitutia bacterium ISCC 52 harbors:
- a CDS encoding DEAD/DEAH box helicase, with product MDSPLRADILIPDLWQQEAVRHMVDGKDVVVHAPTGAGKTHIFEMFVSQGMRKQAIFTVPTRALANDKLMEWRERGWDVGICTGDVVENPDSRVLVATLETQKGLFLRGKGPGLLVIDEYQMLADPVRGVNYELALAMAPAGTQILIMSGSVANPQDLVSWMQRLGRDAVLLKHTKRSVPQEEVFIEHLKIKVPARIRGYWPRIVTKALAANLGPLLIFAPHRSAAEALAKLLSRELPVDEYLLLSPEQQRIAGRSLARLLKNRVAYHHSGLSYLQRAGVIEPLAKAGQLRVVVATMGLAAGINFSMRSVAVADTEYRVGHHIHRVRPDELLQMFGRAGRRGRDSRGYTLVVPEKPRVHMASALKLRRVNQVDWPSLVGVMAAACDQGKEPLAAARKLTERLFSEQMVSLGLERFIARKEKNRQLQPHLNDSRKQRTVEEFRNVEGVWERKKAAVKAPLGKALLYQEGKWIAALSVDKTLRVPGEGQVCVLKKDPDKIYGREIPLATWVKDEDNKDVVLTKWLLKRMRKLDKAAGRKRPVSRFWYYDPFERIVLARIPEMTGGGKLVEVSDRNGTLYGRIDYSEALVYVTKDAQDNFLLGTPKRERVVEDIGSFAAHVQEQESGNMGGLSPTQAWFRLGLINWEGKPTRRGRIFSFFNYGEGLAIASALEEMAYEVSELVFDLANLRAGHRFGDFESFSSRLGSICRATYGNATFEGYLDKGMPSDYGEGAAEVLVQYEAQNGEWSAKEGAPLGDVERVRLEWISLLRHITMAPDYAWDRWRELQSEAQKLLFSREAKQSLVEVPPLTPAQRMKMEHRLRLMK